In a genomic window of Lacrimispora sp. BS-2:
- a CDS encoding DUF6472 family protein, which yields MDRKMSCEYCIHYDYNEEYECYECEINLDEDEMIGFLSNSYKNCPHFKFGDEYLVVRKQM from the coding sequence ATGGACCGGAAGATGAGTTGTGAATATTGTATACACTATGATTATAATGAAGAATACGAATGCTATGAGTGCGAGATCAATCTGGATGAGGATGAGATGATAGGGTTTTTAAGCAATTCTTATAAAAACTGTCCACATTTTAAATTCGGGGATGAATACTTGGTTGTGAGAAAGCAGATGTAA
- a CDS encoding nicotinate phosphoribosyltransferase, with translation MSQRNLTLLTDLYELTMMQGYFKEKDANETVIFDVFYRSNPGGNGYAICAGLEQVIEYVNELHFSKEDVDYLRSTGLFEEDFLEYLHHFKFSGDIYAIPEGTVVFPREPLVKVIAPIMEAQLIETALLTIINHQSLIATKAARVVFAAAGDGVMEFGLRRAQGPDAGIYGARAAMIAGCIGTSNVLAGKMFKVPVRGTHAHSWIMSFPDELTAFRNYAKLYPTACILLVDTYDTLKSGVPNAIKVFKEMREAGIKLTTYGIRLDSGDLAYLSKKAKKMLDEAGFTNAVISASNDLDETLINSLKIQGATINSWGVGTNLITSKDSPSFGGVYKLAAILDKKTGQFIPKIKLSENAEKITNPGNKIIKRIYSRETGKIIADLICLEGEVFKENHSLLLFDPIETWKKTHLAPNSYTMRDLLVQIFKGGKCIYKTPAVMDIQSYCKKELDTLWDESRRLVNPHEVHVDLSNELWHMKNQLLESYHFRD, from the coding sequence ATGAGCCAGCGCAATTTAACTTTATTAACAGACCTTTATGAATTGACCATGATGCAGGGGTATTTTAAAGAGAAGGATGCCAACGAGACCGTTATATTCGATGTCTTCTACCGCAGTAATCCGGGAGGTAACGGGTACGCGATCTGCGCAGGCTTGGAACAGGTCATCGAATACGTGAATGAACTCCATTTCAGCAAAGAGGATGTGGATTATTTAAGATCCACCGGCTTGTTCGAAGAAGATTTTCTGGAATACCTGCACCATTTTAAATTTTCCGGCGACATCTATGCCATTCCTGAGGGCACGGTCGTATTCCCTCGCGAACCCTTAGTAAAAGTCATTGCCCCCATTATGGAGGCCCAGCTCATCGAAACCGCTTTGCTTACCATCATCAACCACCAGAGCCTGATCGCCACAAAAGCAGCCCGTGTCGTATTCGCTGCCGCCGGAGACGGGGTTATGGAATTCGGACTGCGCCGCGCCCAGGGACCGGATGCCGGTATTTACGGCGCCAGGGCTGCCATGATCGCAGGCTGCATCGGCACCTCCAATGTGCTGGCAGGAAAAATGTTTAAAGTTCCGGTAAGAGGAACCCATGCCCACAGCTGGATCATGAGCTTCCCCGATGAACTGACCGCATTCCGCAACTATGCAAAGCTTTATCCCACTGCATGCATTCTTCTGGTGGACACCTATGATACGTTAAAATCCGGTGTGCCCAATGCCATCAAGGTATTTAAGGAAATGCGGGAGGCCGGAATTAAGCTTACTACTTATGGAATCCGTTTAGACAGCGGAGACTTGGCATACCTTTCCAAAAAGGCCAAGAAGATGCTTGATGAAGCCGGATTTACAAACGCAGTGATCTCCGCCTCCAATGACCTTGACGAGACTTTGATCAACAGCTTAAAGATCCAGGGAGCTACGATTAACTCCTGGGGTGTTGGAACCAATTTGATCACCTCCAAGGACAGCCCTTCCTTTGGCGGCGTTTACAAGCTGGCAGCGATTTTGGATAAAAAGACCGGTCAGTTTATCCCAAAGATCAAGCTTTCTGAAAATGCGGAAAAGATTACCAACCCCGGGAACAAGATCATTAAGCGTATTTACAGCAGAGAAACCGGTAAGATCATTGCCGACCTGATCTGCCTGGAAGGGGAGGTCTTTAAAGAAAACCATTCCCTGCTACTCTTCGATCCCATTGAAACCTGGAAGAAAACCCACCTGGCTCCCAACAGCTATACCATGAGAGATCTTCTGGTCCAGATATTTAAAGGCGGGAAATGCATTTATAAAACACCTGCCGTTATGGACATCCAGTCCTACTGTAAAAAGGAACTTGATACCCTTTGGGATGAATCCCGCCGTCTGGTAAATCCTCATGAGGTTCACGTTGACTTATCAAATGAGCTTTGGCATATGAAGAACCAGCTATTGGAAAGCTATCATTTCAGAGATTGA